Below is a window of Candidatus Saccharimonadales bacterium DNA.
GTATATGATACTTATCAATAAATTCGCCTAGTCCCTTTGACTGTTGGGCAACATCGTCAACGATGCCTGGCACCGTAGCGGTAAACTTTATCGTCTGTTCAACGATAGGGGGAATAACAAGAAAAGCAAACACGCCCAGTATTGCAACTACCAATATATATGCCGTTGCCGTACCCGTAACACGACTTTTTCCAGGTAGGTGACTTGCCAAATAGCTAACAGGCTTGTTTAAGGCTAACGCAAGAAAGAGTGCCGTTCCAAGAATAATAAGGGCCGTCCTTGCGCTGTAAATTGCAAGAATAACAAACGCGAACCCAATGACAACCAGCCAAAAACGCACAAAAGTTTTGGTATCGATCTCAATTCGTACTTTCATCTTGACGTTATTATAGCACTACTTATTGCGTTTGCACGAACGACGATGTACGCGCACGGAGTTTAAGCGCCTGTTTAGCGTTTACCTCGATAGCAGAACGACTTATTTTACCCGAATCCACAGCGGTCAAAACACCGTCAATAAGTAGGTTGGGATCTATATTCGATCCGACTGATCCACTATTGTTTAGTACGTATAAAAGTAACGTATTTCCAGCCTGAACCGCACTCACCGCATTTGCAACCGGATCATGGAAAGCCGCTTCGTCTGATGCCTGCAACATGCACATATCGTCAGTAATTGTCACTCCGCTAAACCCAAGCTCACTCTCCAGTATGTCGTGCCATTTTTCCGAAAGACTGGCAGGCGAGGAATCAACAGCGCTGTAACGCAAATGACCAAACATCACCAAATCAGCGCCACTTTGAACTCCAGCCTCAAAAGGTAACGCGTCTTTTTGTTTCCACGCCGCCTCACTAATGTCCGTGGTTGGAATTGTCGTATGTGAATCCGCAGAAGTCTCACCGTGACCAGGAAAGTGTTTTAAAGTTGAAAGCGTCGAACTATGCGTGCCGCCGACTGCCGCCCGTACATTGTCGCTTGCCGTTCGTGGCGTCGTTCCCAGTACGCGATCATAAATAAAAGAGTGAGGATCGCTTGTGACGTCGGCAATAATCCCAAAATTAAGATTTATGCCCGCCGACTGCACGAGAGCGGATCGTTTTACGAACGCGTTGTACGTTTCGGCCGGGTATTGGTTTTTTAGCGTTTCCGCATTAGGGTACGTATCGGCTTTTAGCCGGCTTACCGAACCTCCTTCTTGATCGATCGCGACAAATCTAGGCAATCTTCCGTTCTCACCCCGAAGCGTTGACGTAATCGTGCGAAGATCCGCGTCCGCGGCTGGAATATTATCGCCCATCAAAATCATTCCTCCTGGACGATAGGTATCAACGAACTGACGCATTGCAGTCGCGTCAGTTCCCGGTACATGAAAGACAAACAAGCTTGCGACTTTGTCACGGAAGGACATTTTATCGAATACCTGGTCGACATATGGTTTTATCGTATTCGGTTTTGAAATAGGGGGAGCTGGTTGATGATTCTTATTTAGGACATACCACCCGACAAAAAACATGCCGGCCACAATCGCTGCAATAATAGCGATGACAAGATATTTCTTCATATGTTTAGTATAATAGAAGTATGCCAAGTTTTTCTTTTGATATAGTATCCGATTTTGACAAAGCCGAAATGAATAACGTATTTGCCGGAACCGAACGCGAGATCGGTACCCGCTATGATTTTAAAGGTACGCCTGCCGCCATCGAATGGATGGACGACAAAAAGGGCTTCAAGATCATTGGGGCGGGACAGTGGCAATGTGATGCCGTACTTGATATCGTGCGTAAAAAACTTGCCGCACGCGAACAGTCCTCTAAGGTACTCGATA
It encodes the following:
- a CDS encoding YajQ family cyclic di-GMP-binding protein gives rise to the protein MPSFSFDIVSDFDKAEMNNVFAGTEREIGTRYDFKGTPAAIEWMDDKKGFKIIGAGQWQCDAVLDIVRKKLAAREQSSKVLDTSKTPVESNLKTTWEIPFKQGLSQDNAKSITKTLREEAPKAKTQIQGDMVRVTSASKDELQKVIILLRSADYDFPLDFINYR
- a CDS encoding glycoside hydrolase family 3 N-terminal domain-containing protein, producing the protein MKKYLVIAIIAAIVAGMFFVGWYVLNKNHQPAPPISKPNTIKPYVDQVFDKMSFRDKVASLFVFHVPGTDATAMRQFVDTYRPGGMILMGDNIPAADADLRTITSTLRGENGRLPRFVAIDQEGGSVSRLKADTYPNAETLKNQYPAETYNAFVKRSALVQSAGINLNFGIIADVTSDPHSFIYDRVLGTTPRTASDNVRAAVGGTHSSTLSTLKHFPGHGETSADSHTTIPTTDISEAAWKQKDALPFEAGVQSGADLVMFGHLRYSAVDSSPASLSEKWHDILESELGFSGVTITDDMCMLQASDEAAFHDPVANAVSAVQAGNTLLLYVLNNSGSVGSNIDPNLLIDGVLTAVDSGKISRSAIEVNAKQALKLRARTSSFVQTQ